The proteins below come from a single Pseudomonas sp. MYb118 genomic window:
- a CDS encoding SDR family NAD(P)-dependent oxidoreductase: MYRVALVTGASRGLGECIARRLHAAGYRVALADVQINGVQRLALELDSSGTSAVAIELDVRSKDDFIRARDLLTERWGGTDILVNNAGVSKVAALMDITPEEFDESMAINLRGTFVACQVFGAHFAERGFGRIVNIASLAGQNGGTATGAHYAAAKGGVATLTKVFARELAPRGVTVNSISPGPLDLPVVRETVAPERLEQILKMIPAGTLGDPMYVADSVLLLIADHATSVTGACLDINGGLFMR; encoded by the coding sequence ATGTATCGAGTAGCCCTTGTCACAGGTGCCTCGCGGGGCCTGGGCGAATGCATCGCCCGGCGCCTGCATGCGGCGGGTTATCGCGTCGCCCTGGCCGACGTGCAGATCAACGGCGTGCAGCGCCTGGCCCTGGAGCTGGACAGCAGCGGCACCAGCGCCGTGGCCATCGAATTGGACGTGCGCAGCAAAGACGATTTCATCCGCGCGCGGGACCTGCTGACTGAGCGCTGGGGCGGCACCGACATCCTGGTGAACAACGCCGGGGTGTCGAAAGTCGCGGCGCTGATGGACATCACGCCGGAAGAATTCGACGAGTCGATGGCGATCAACCTGCGCGGCACCTTCGTCGCCTGCCAGGTGTTCGGCGCGCATTTTGCCGAGCGCGGCTTTGGCCGCATCGTCAACATCGCCTCGCTCGCCGGGCAGAACGGCGGCACCGCCACCGGCGCGCACTACGCGGCGGCCAAGGGCGGTGTGGCCACGCTGACCAAGGTGTTCGCCCGCGAACTGGCGCCACGCGGGGTCACGGTCAACAGCATCTCGCCGGGCCCGCTGGACTTGCCGGTGGTGCGCGAAACCGTGGCGCCGGAGCGTCTGGAGCAGATCCTCAAGATGATCCCGGCGGGCACCCTGGGCGACCCGATGTATGTCGCCGACAGCGTGCTGCTGCTGATTGCCGATCACGCCACCTCGGTGACGGGCGCGTGTCTGGACATCAATGGTGGTTTGTTCATGCGTTGA
- a CDS encoding 2Fe-2S iron-sulfur cluster-binding protein codes for MMKVKIERIVDEALDIRSFRLVRSDGQPLDTYEPGAHVDLTGPTGVTRQYSLCSPPQDRRAYLVAVKKEAQSRGGSAALHEVQEGTELEMGAPRNLFRLDAEASEHVLCAAGIGVTPLLSMAYRLAETGQPWRLHYFARSPQYAAFSALLAETFAGHVQFHYGVEPADMDAVLTQCLEQAGSAAHVYTCGPAPFMNKVVEVASRSRGDEAIHLEHFQADPAANAGPSGGFEVELASSGVVLQVPANTSLVDVLQAHGCDIDTECREGICGTCVVEVLDGVPEHRDNCLSNKEKASNKQICACVSRALSARLVLDI; via the coding sequence ATGATGAAGGTGAAGATCGAAAGGATCGTCGACGAAGCGCTGGATATCCGTTCCTTTCGCCTCGTGCGCAGTGACGGCCAGCCGCTCGACACCTATGAGCCGGGTGCCCACGTCGACCTGACCGGGCCGACCGGGGTGACCCGTCAGTATTCGCTGTGCAGCCCGCCCCAGGACCGCCGTGCGTACCTGGTGGCGGTAAAGAAAGAGGCGCAGTCCCGTGGCGGTTCGGCGGCGTTGCACGAAGTGCAGGAGGGCACCGAGCTGGAAATGGGCGCGCCGCGCAACCTGTTCCGCCTCGACGCCGAGGCGAGCGAGCATGTGCTGTGCGCCGCCGGCATCGGCGTCACGCCGCTGCTGAGCATGGCCTATCGGCTGGCAGAGACCGGCCAGCCGTGGCGTCTGCACTATTTCGCCCGTTCGCCGCAGTACGCCGCGTTTTCCGCGCTGCTGGCCGAGACGTTCGCCGGGCATGTGCAGTTTCACTACGGCGTCGAACCGGCGGACATGGACGCCGTGCTGACGCAATGCCTTGAGCAGGCCGGCAGCGCTGCCCATGTGTATACCTGCGGCCCGGCGCCGTTCATGAACAAGGTGGTGGAAGTGGCCTCGCGCAGCCGTGGTGATGAGGCCATCCACCTGGAGCACTTCCAGGCCGACCCGGCCGCGAACGCCGGCCCCAGCGGCGGTTTCGAAGTCGAGCTGGCCAGTTCCGGCGTGGTCCTGCAGGTGCCGGCCAATACCTCGCTGGTGGACGTGTTGCAGGCCCATGGCTGCGACATCGACACCGAATGCCGTGAAGGCATCTGCGGCACCTGCGTCGTCGAGGTGCTCGACGGCGTGCCGGAGCACCGCGACAACTGCCTGTCGAACAAGGAAAAGGCTTCCAACAAGCAGATCTGCGCCTGCGTGTCCCGTGCGCTTTCCGCTCGTCTGGTATTGGACATCTGA